In a genomic window of Muntiacus reevesi chromosome 1, mMunRee1.1, whole genome shotgun sequence:
- the CLEC1A gene encoding C-type lectin domain family 1 member A isoform X1 → MPTKYSSTRDMLDADGDTTMSLHSQASATSQRPGLGHTERRRPSSAWRPAALILLTLCLGLLIGLAALGLVFFQFYQLSNTQQDSILQKEERLGNLSRQLQSLRTQNRKLAETLHHVAEKLCRELYNKTGEHRCSPCPEKWKWHGDKCYQFYKESKSWQGCEYFCIAENSTMLKINTQEALEFAMPQSYSEFFYSYWTGLSRNGSGKAWLWMDGTPYSSKLFEVMIDLTNLRSRDCVTILNGKAFSKDCRELRRCACEKAAAMVKVQSLHEPLSRRWR, encoded by the exons ATGCCGACCAAGTACAGCAGCACGCGGGACATGCTGGACGCTGATGGAGACACCACGATGAGCCTGCATTCTCAAGCCTCCGCTACATCCCAGCGGCCAGGGCTTGGCCATACAG AGCGCCGGCGTCCCTCTTCGGCTTGGCGCCCAGCGGCCCTGATCCTGCTGACTCTCTGTCTGGGGCTGCTGATTGGCCTGGCCGCGCTGGGGCTTGTGT TTTTTCAGTTCTACCAGCTCTCCAATACTCAGCAAGACAGCATTTTGCAAAAGGAGGAAAGATTGGGGAATCTCTCCCGACAGCTGCAATCTCTTCGAACCCAAAACAGGAAACTTGCAGAAACTCTGCATCACGTGGCTGAGAAACTCTGTCGTGAGCTCTATAACAAAACTGGAG aACACAGATGTAGCCCTTGCCCAGAAAAATGGAAATGGCATGGGGACAAATGCTACCAATTCTATAAAGAAAGTAAGAGTTGGCAGGGCTGTGAATATTTCTGCATTGCTGAGAACTCGACTATGCTGAAGATAAACACACAGGAAGCGCTG GAGTTTGCCATGCCTCAGAGCTACTCTGAGTTTTTCTACTCTTATTGGACAGGGCTATCCCGAAACGGCAGCGGCAAGGCCTGGCTGTGGATGGACGGAACCCCTTACTCCTCCAAACT gttTGAGGTTATGATAGATTTGACCAACCTGAGAAGCAGGGACTGTGTGACCATCCTCAATGGGAAGGCTTTTTCCAAGGACTGCAGAGAGCTCAGACGATGCGCCTGTGAAAAAGCTGCAGCCATGGTGAAGGTGCAGAGTCTCCATGAGCCTCTGAGCCGGAGGTGGAGGTGA
- the CLEC1A gene encoding C-type lectin domain family 1 member A isoform X2, translating to MPTKYSSTRDMLDADGDTTMSLHSQASATSQRPGLGHTVFQFYQLSNTQQDSILQKEERLGNLSRQLQSLRTQNRKLAETLHHVAEKLCRELYNKTGEHRCSPCPEKWKWHGDKCYQFYKESKSWQGCEYFCIAENSTMLKINTQEALEFAMPQSYSEFFYSYWTGLSRNGSGKAWLWMDGTPYSSKLFEVMIDLTNLRSRDCVTILNGKAFSKDCRELRRCACEKAAAMVKVQSLHEPLSRRWR from the exons ATGCCGACCAAGTACAGCAGCACGCGGGACATGCTGGACGCTGATGGAGACACCACGATGAGCCTGCATTCTCAAGCCTCCGCTACATCCCAGCGGCCAGGGCTTGGCCATACAG TTTTTCAGTTCTACCAGCTCTCCAATACTCAGCAAGACAGCATTTTGCAAAAGGAGGAAAGATTGGGGAATCTCTCCCGACAGCTGCAATCTCTTCGAACCCAAAACAGGAAACTTGCAGAAACTCTGCATCACGTGGCTGAGAAACTCTGTCGTGAGCTCTATAACAAAACTGGAG aACACAGATGTAGCCCTTGCCCAGAAAAATGGAAATGGCATGGGGACAAATGCTACCAATTCTATAAAGAAAGTAAGAGTTGGCAGGGCTGTGAATATTTCTGCATTGCTGAGAACTCGACTATGCTGAAGATAAACACACAGGAAGCGCTG GAGTTTGCCATGCCTCAGAGCTACTCTGAGTTTTTCTACTCTTATTGGACAGGGCTATCCCGAAACGGCAGCGGCAAGGCCTGGCTGTGGATGGACGGAACCCCTTACTCCTCCAAACT gttTGAGGTTATGATAGATTTGACCAACCTGAGAAGCAGGGACTGTGTGACCATCCTCAATGGGAAGGCTTTTTCCAAGGACTGCAGAGAGCTCAGACGATGCGCCTGTGAAAAAGCTGCAGCCATGGTGAAGGTGCAGAGTCTCCATGAGCCTCTGAGCCGGAGGTGGAGGTGA